The DNA sequence AGGTTTCTGCTGACGTCAAAACAGCGTCGTCGCAATGGTCATGGAGCGGAGAAGTGTTCCGGGGGGATGTCGCCGTATCACTGACCGAATACGGGAAGGTTGCCGCGAAAGTTGCGTTGCCCATCCCTGCGCGGATTCCGCTGGCTATGAACAAAAAGGCTCCCGTGAGTATCGCAGTCGACGCGGATGTCCGGGAAAGAGGAATGCTCACCTCGGTTTTTCCGGGACTTGTTCAGGAGAGCCAGGGAACTGTGCAGATCAAAAGCCGGATATCCGGAACCTGGAACAGTCCGCAATTCAGCGGGGACTTTCAGTTGAAAGATGCCGGTGCCTATTTCCTTCCCGCGGGCATCAGCCTGAAGGACGTAGTCGTGCGGGGACATTTTGAAAGAAATATCATCGCGTTTGATGCCTTCAGCGTGAAGTCAGGCGACGGCAATATCGAAGGTGCGGCAAAGATCACCATGATCGATTGGGGTATCTCCCGCTATGAAGGGACCGTCTCAGGGAAGGAATTCAGGGTTTTGTATCTTCCCGAGCTGCAGGCGGCAATCAGTCCGCAGCTCAGATTTGAAGGTTCACCGGACAAGCTGTCCGTACGCGGAGATATCCACGTGCCGGAACTGTTTGTGTACGGACGTGAAACATCTGCAACTGTCGTACCGAGTCAGGACGTCGTGATCGTGGACACCGTCGAAAAGCCGGAGAAAAAACTCCCCTTTGCCCTTGATATTCAGGTGCACGTCATGCTCGGGAAAAAAGTTTTTGTGAAGACGGAAGGCATCGACGCACGGTTCGAAGGAGATGTACATGTAACCGCGAAGAGTCAGGACGACATACAGGGAAAAGGATTGATCTATGTGGCGAAGGGCGCGTACAGGAGGTATGGGATCAATCTCGATGTCCAGCGCGGCCGTCTTGTGTTCAGCGGACTCATAACCCGCCCGGATCTGGATGTCCTTGCACTGAGGACGGTCGGGGATGTAAAGGCCGGAGCAAAGGTTACCGGAACGCCTCAAAAGCCGGAAGTGAAACTCTATTCTGAACCCCGCATGCCGGATACCGATATCATTTCGTACATTGTCTTCGGTCATCCCCTTGGCGAAGGCAAGGAACAGTCATCGGCCCTGCTGCAGGCATCCGGCGCGCTTCTTTCAAAAGGAGAATCAGTAGTCCTTCAGGAAAAAATAAAGCAGAGCGTCGGGGTTGACGTGCTGGACATCCAGTCCGGAGATGGCGACTTGTCCCGGTCCATGCTCACCATAGGGAAATACCTTACCCCGAAGCTGTTCATCAGCTACGGGCAGTCGCTGTTCGGCGAAGGCGGCGTGTTCCGGCTGCGCTATACCATTTCAAAACGATGGGAAGTCGAGACGCAGAGCGGAAGGGAAGCAGGCGGAGATATCTTTTACAGGCTGGATTTCAAGTAGATGGACGGGTGTGTCCAGACTTCGGATTGAGTCTAAAAAAAGATTTCAGCGAATAGAGTATGGTATAATTTCATGCTGATCTTCGCGTGCCCCCTTAGCTCAGTAGGATAGAGCACAGGTTTCCTAAACCTGGTGCCGCAGGTTCGATTCCTGCAGGGGGTACCATCCTTTTCCTTTAAAAACAAAGAGTTACGCTGACGCATGAACTGGTCCCTCTTCAGCATTTGACCTCACTGTAGTAGAATTGTAGTACTCTGTCAGGACATCCACGCTGCTCCGTAAACTTTCCGGACAATGATGTGCATATCGCTGGGTTGTCGATACATCATTGTGTCCCAGAAGTTTCGCGATTTTGTAAAGATCCACGCCGGCCTGCGCGAGCCTCGTTGCGAAAGTGTGCCGCAGGTCGTGGAAGTGGAAATCCTGAAGACCAGAGTCTTTCGCCGCTTTGGTGAATGCCCTTACGAGGCGCTGCCTCATAATCTTTGTCCCGGTTGCGCTCGGAAACACAAGCTCGCTATGAATGTGATGTGTCTTCATCCTTGCCTTGAGGATGTCAAGAGCAACAGCATTCAGTGGGATCGTCCTGACCTTATCGCCTTTACCCTTGACAGTGATTGTCTTCCTGAAGAGATCTACGTTGGAACGTATGAGACTGAGTACCTCATCCTGTCGAAGTCCTGTATTAAGAACAAGACTGACAATATCGACGAGCCTGCCCTTGAGATGGGAAAAGAGATTCTTTTCATCTTCTGATGTCAGCCAGCGGTCCCGCTGGTTCCTCTCCCTGTCAAACTTGACAGAGGATACGGGATTAACGAAACACCATTTGTAATGTCTGATGGCGATGTTGTAAGCGTTCCGCAGGAATGCGAGTTCCCGGTTTACCGTGGCTACGGTTTTCTTCTCGGCATACCTCTTTCGGCGGTAATCTGAAACCATCTCAGGTGTTACCTCGGCGAGAAGATATGAGCCGAAATAGTTGGTGATGTGTTCACGCAAGCTCCTGTCTCGTGCAAGAGTATTGCTCGCCTTGGTCATTGCCCGATCTTCCGCGTATTTCTCCATCAAATATGAAATAGTGAACTCCTTTGGTTTTTGAAAGTAGCTCCCGCCGACAATCTCTGACACAATTTTCGAGTATCTCTCTTCTGCAACTCTCTTGATACCTGTGTCAAGTGTGCGTTCAACTTTTTTGCCGTTGTACTGCTTTATCATCCAGTAGACGTTGCCTTTTTTATAGATGCCCATTTTGTTTACTGTCCTCCTTTCCGGGCACCGGCAACAGTTCCAGCACCCGAATTATACCTTTTTGCTGTTTCCGCTTTCCAGAATTGCAGCCAGGCATAAACTTCTTCTGAGTCGAAGCGAAGAAGGGATTTCCGCCCTATCCCTATTTTTATGGATGGGATATGTCCGAGTTCTGCCCAGCTATAAATTGTCTTCGGTGAACAGCAGATAATTTCAGCAACCTGCTCGGCGGTGAGAAGCTTTCCTGTGGTGTTCTGTAGAGGGAGAGTAGATTTATTCAAGTTTCCCCCTTGCCGGGCCATTGCTTTGGATCTTGCCTAGACGCAGTTGATTTACAAAATTTCGTACTTCCTCAATGCTGGGACCATCGTTGTGAGCATTGTTTTTTCCTTGGCATTTGTTCTTTTTGTGTTTTGCCTCCTCGCGTTTTTTGTCTTCTTCCTCCTTCGGAATGTACCCCTGAGGGGTATCCATACCCTTCATGACAAGGAATTTAAAATGACCCGCAGGATTAGAAACAGATTGAGATCCCGGTTGATACTGTTTTGCTATCTTCCTTGCAGTCTCACATACAGGAGATAATCCTCTTTCAGTAATCAGGTCAGAGATCAACCTGTCGGTTATGCCTTCATAGGGGACGTTGACAGTAGACAGGATGTCTCTGACTTTTTTTATCTCTATTTCAGAAACAACAACAGGCTCTGTTGTTGTAATTTGAGGATTGATATAGTTATATGTTTGTTGCTGTCCTGATTTTCGGGACAGGGCCTGTCCTGTTTTTTCGGATAGCCTGTCCCGGTTTTTGGGACAGGTATGGCGCTTCTTGTCGTCAGGGTTCCCATTGTAATCAGAAAAGAAAAGGTCATAGCATTTATTGCTCAGCCTTACATACAAGGTGTTGTCTTTCTCCCGGAAGGTCTTGACAAGGTCTTCTGCCCGAAGTTTGCTTATCCGTGCAGATACGGTATCTTTCTTTTTTATGCCGAGGATCGGCAGTTCTTCCATCAGATGCACGTAATTGACACGCGTGTACTCTTGCTGGTCGATAATAATCCGGTCGGCCCTGGGTGCCACACACCACCCGTGAATGTAGTCAAGAATGGCCATGTCGGTTATGTCGAGCTTTCCGCAAAGTCCCATTCTGTGATATGCGAGCTGGTTGATGTGTATGGTATATTTCATTAATTGTCCGAAAACAAAAAAGCCAGGATAGAGTGAGGCACTGCCTCAATTCTCTACCCTGGCTTCGCTACTTTAACCCTATGCTTTGTTGGTTAATCGCTAACTTACGGGTATTTTATTAGAGTAAG is a window from the Nitrospirota bacterium genome containing:
- a CDS encoding site-specific integrase, with the protein product MGIYKKGNVYWMIKQYNGKKVERTLDTGIKRVAEERYSKIVSEIVGGSYFQKPKEFTISYLMEKYAEDRAMTKASNTLARDRSLREHITNYFGSYLLAEVTPEMVSDYRRKRYAEKKTVATVNRELAFLRNAYNIAIRHYKWCFVNPVSSVKFDRERNQRDRWLTSEDEKNLFSHLKGRLVDIVSLVLNTGLRQDEVLSLIRSNVDLFRKTITVKGKGDKVRTIPLNAVALDILKARMKTHHIHSELVFPSATGTKIMRQRLVRAFTKAAKDSGLQDFHFHDLRHTFATRLAQAGVDLYKIAKLLGHNDVSTTQRYAHHCPESLRSSVDVLTEYYNSTTVRSNAEEGPVHASA
- a CDS encoding helix-turn-helix domain-containing protein, with product MNKSTLPLQNTTGKLLTAEQVAEIICCSPKTIYSWAELGHIPSIKIGIGRKSLLRFDSEEVYAWLQFWKAETAKRYNSGAGTVAGARKGGQ